Below is a genomic region from Rosa chinensis cultivar Old Blush chromosome 5, RchiOBHm-V2, whole genome shotgun sequence.
aaatttctatttttcatcctgtacttacataggcatttgcaagcatgaTTAGccataatgagccacgctcatgctaccactagcgGTACCAATTCCCGCCAAATGAGTGACCTACAGGAACAAAGCCAAGCAGTAGCcccggcttgcccccagatcatcgctgacgcgccgccatgcgccgcgccaagacagcatcagaagctccagaagttggggactgaagcatatcagtcccacatcaaaaacatggagaagatcagctctctCCTTACCTTTAAAAGgtcatctcctctctcctcattgattacgcatttaatacttacctactgttactttgtcaacacaaatccATTGACTAATTtgggcatcagagaagagaagaccgcctagcgcagtctccctttgacgccctctgtatttcatttgacaggtagcgggacCTCTAAAGAGTATCATggatagcggtccgcccatcgaaccagcgttagtaaaggtttagctaccgctgaacttgaagcattaacattggcgccgtctgtgggaaacttgaacaaaaggccatcccaccacatccaccatgactaacgacggggggggaaacgctgagggaCAGACGGATCAGGccgccaacccccatcccaccaacccagTGATCGTCAATCCGGCagttaacgttaaccgtgcactattcaacaccccggtcggCGGGGAGCCCCAGGCCAGTTCCCAAGTCCCACCAACCCAAACTACAGCGGAGACTCAGCCGAGTGGCAGCCGCCCTCAAAGGCAGGACCTTGCCGCCATGTATGAACTGGCACTGGCGGACCTTCACAAGGCAAATCCAAAGTGCGAGCAGGAGCGCAGAGAAAAGGTCGAGGCACAAAAAcgagtggccacgctgatgtcaagatttgaTGAGCTGAAGAAGGAGCTAGAACCAAAAGCCAACCCAGCTCAAAGCCAGCAGTCGCGGAGCACTAGGCGCAGTCAGCCTACACTGGCGAATTGGTACCCTGACCAATCATACAAATGCAGGTACCAttgaacccaccagagctacgaggaatgggaccaccttcGGAACCCCGGCTAATGTTGGAGCATGAGGCGGAGTCACACCCACACACCAGCCACTCAACAATCAGGGCCAGAACCGAGGGTAATGTACCTATACCCAGGCGAGAGCTGGTTCAACGGAACATCCAGGCAGGACCCGATGGAAACACAACCGCACTAATACTGGAGTGAatgcaacaattagagcaaaggtTAACTCGGACCGAGACAGGTGCCCCAGCACTAATACCAAATCCATTCTTTGAGTCCAGACTAGGACCActcaccgccaggatcctgcaCGCCATCCACCGGCACACgtaaagacaccaaagatgtcacattacagcggcatgactgacccctttgtccatatggacaccttcaaaaaattCACCAATAACAAAGGCTTCGATGACGCTACCCTTTGCCATTTGTTCAGCGAGAcgttggatagtgaggcaatgagttggttttttgagtgtccGCAAGGGTCCATCGACTCGTTCAATGCACTATCAAAttctttcctctctcggttcatcttaTTGGCGGCCGGACACCACAATACATCTCAACTATTCAACCTCAAGCAGGGGCGGGAGGAGACATTGAAGGCGTTCTTCACCAGGTGGTGAGCGGCAACATcccagtgccgcgatcttgataaaacaatggcacttgcagctttcaagcagggactcctcaagggaccatttctctatcacttcaattacaaccatccaaatgccgcttacgaccatgtcatgagcgaggctgtcaTGAGTGTCATCCACGCACAGACAGAATTCATTACATATAGAGAAGCCCCCCTACCACCACCAACACCTACAAAGTCCACCCAACCCTCCGCTagccatcaggaaaccgctagcaaaacctctgctgcaccgccaactgataaaaagagagaatggcaacaGAACACCCATATACtcaaaaacccagattcgaccatccagCAAACCCCTAAACCCCAACTCTctaccaaacaccaaaacccatcccTAAACCTCGTTTTACACCCCCAGAGCACTCCGGGGAGGAACAGAGTACCCCAAATcagaaaaaacccagaaaccgacaaaagcaaacacaaatccaaTAAAACAGGGATGGGATTCAGAATACAAACTCAAAGATGAAGACTTTGGCGCGACCAAAGACGCTTCTCTTCACTAATGGAGATCTTCATGCTTCAAGGATCGACAACTTCACGGAATCGCCGCAATCTTCTTCTCGGAACCCAGGGCAAAGTTTGAAGATGACGACACTAGATAAAAGGTACGAAGTGTCAAACCTccaggtttccctctcttttatgtccaCATCAAACTAATCCACGCCGTCCGCTGAAAAGCGACATCGCAccacaaccgtacacgtgccccacaaACACACTTACTCCCGGATTAactgaggcgacgcctcggttataaaatcaataattactcgcattaatgaagAGGTGACAGGCGTGCTGAAGAGACGTTATCGCACACGCTAATCAAATCCAATACATGTAGGCCACGTGTCGGACCCCATCACATGAAGCGTCTCTCCAAGGTAACCATCGAGAAGGAAAATCGCCAATCATCTAAGCActaagcgagatagtctccgctaagcgcaactccgctagcgaaacttctccctttccatcttgcaagcgagatagtctctgctaagcgcaactccgctagcggaacttctcactttccATCTTCCAAGAGAACCAGTCTCCGATAAAGACAACTCCGTTACCAAGAATTCCCCCTCAACACCTGGGAAGATCGACACCCTGACCGCAACGCCATGCACCAGGCTACCGCCAGGCAGATCCTCGCGACATTTCCGGCCACTTATCATCAGCGAAGAGGCCACGCCTCACTTTGACAACGACCACAACACGACATTGCAGTCAAAACACGGTCCTCTGGAACAAGTAGGGGGATGCGTCAACAGtcttcgacggccctgatcaggcatgattgacccccgccacttgggtatcaaagattgggttcgctacccaacaccctctgctcagcgtagctcccctcaacaaataatacaccggccaaacggaggtctatcttagccggggagtgggggactccctagggggcctagcTGGAGCCCACCCAGAAGGGTATACAGCgcttgctcagtaagtccatggttgacaacgcactgacgctaattatgcttttgcaagactggcggaagcaacgcttcgaaccgttaggcaactccccaaccaagattgccctccttgactggggacttgggggacttgtacttccataggcatttgcaagcataattagccaTAATGAGcaacgctcatgctaccactagtggtaccaactcccgccaaaggagcgACCTAcaggaacacagccaagcaggctaccgcctgagccccggcttgcccccagatcaccactgacgcgccgccacgcgcagcgccaagacagcatcaaaagctccagaagctgggaactgaagcatatcagtcccacatcgaaaacatggagaagatcagctctctccttacctataaaaggtcatCTCCTCTCTCCGCATTAATTatgcatttaatacttacctactgttattttgTCAACACAAAAACATTGACTAACTtgggcatcagagaagagaagaccgcccagcccggtctccctttgacaccctttgtatttcatttgacaagTAGCGGTAGCTCTAAAGAGTATCATggatagcggtccgcccatcggaccagcgttagtaaAGGGTTAGCTACCGCTAAACTTTAAGCATTAACACATCCTTATTTTGAATATTAGCCTTCTTTTCTTATCAAATATTTTGCAAAAGTCACCATGAAATAATATTGCATATCCATTTTCCATCATTTGTCCAACACTTAGGAGATTATGCTCCAAGCTAGGAACTAATAGAACATCATTAATATATTTAGTTCCTAAATTAGTGGGGATGGAAATCGTACATTTTCCTTTTGTCTtcatcatttctccatttcccaATTTCACTTGAGACTTTTTCGAAGTATCAAGGTTGGAGAAAATGGATTTGTCTCTTGACACGTGGTTGCTGCCGCCACTATCCACGTACCActtcttgtttttctcttccatCGTCGAGTGACATGTATAGAAGAGCTGCATGCTCATCTTGCTCATTTTCTTCTGAAAAGTCTGCTAGGTGATTTTTCTTGAGGAAACAGTTTTCCTCAATATGACCAAACTTGTTGCAGTTTCGGCATTTTGGTTTTCCTCGAAACCAACaatctttttcttgattattattTTTGTGGCAGTTTCCACATGGAGAataatttcttttctcctttatatcTTTTTTATTTGCCCAATATTTGGGTCTATCTCCTCCTTTAGAAAATTAttcaaactttttttctttttcttttttctaagaTCGAATATTGAGTTTAGATCGGAATGCACTTTTTGTAGGACTTTCATTCCGACTACTCAATCTTTTCTCATAAGCTTCTAAAGAGCCTATCAATTCTATCACCGAAATATTCGATATGTCTTTCAAATGTTCGATGGCAGTTACTATTGGATCATATTTTTCAGTGAGCCTAATGAGTATTTTTTTCAGCTACTCTAGTCTTACTAATATTTTCACCATAAGCTCTTAATTGATTGactatttccttttctttggaATAGTAATCCTTTACGATCTCagaatcttttattttcaaattttctaaatCTCTCCTCATTGTTTGTAGTTTAATGGAACGTACCTTTGCAGTTCCTTGAAACTCCTCCTTTAGTAGATCCCAAGCTTCTTTTGATGTAGTAGCTCCCATAATTCTTGAAAAATTTGTATCATCCACTGCTTGTTGAATGGCGAAAAGAGCACTAGCATCtcttagtttttctttcttttcttgcctaAATTGCTCCACCGTCGGATTTTCTGGAGTTGAGAATAATTTCTCTACTATGTCCCATAGATCTTGAGACAtgaagaaggttctcatcttgaTACTCCAAGAGTCAATAGTTTTCTCTCTTGAAGATGGGAAGAGGAATTGTTGTTTGGTTGGAGGTGGAGGTAGACATGGTGGAAGAGATAAATCAATGCCCCAAATAGATGATCGAACAAGCTTTGATACACTGTTAGAATTGGTGACTTTGATTCCACTGTTGGAATTTAGTGCGGAAGCTTTGGAAGTAGTGGGCTATGACAATGTGTTTAGGACGATGCATTTAGGAGCTAGAAGTTGGGAGAAGATGTTATTAATTAGGACAAATATGTTAGGAAGATATGAGTGAGGAGAAGTAGAGGAGGAAATGATAGCAATACTTTGAAACTTTCAGTTGTATTGCTTAACTTACTTCTTGTTCTTACTTCTCTTTCCTACATTCCTTAATTACAAGGGTACATCACATATTCATAGACCTTGATGGATCACTCTAGACCTTGCTAGACTTGTTAGATATTCTAGACCTTAATTACTTCCATGATTAATTTAGAACCTAACCATTGTGACATGATAGTTCTAGAGACTTCCTACACTTACAAGGTAAGTCTAGAAACTTCTTGCACTACCTATCATGATCATACTAGATCATGATCTAGATTTCTCTAGCAACTCTTGGACTTCTCTTGATTGCTATAGACTTCTCTAGATTGATGCATGTAGACTATTTTAGATGTTTCAATGTGCATTAACTTTTAACAAATACAATCCATTCAAATTTCCAAGATCCACAAAACTTTCTCGATTTAGACAAAAAATAAGTGGATCCAAACCAGTCTTGTAATGAATGCAGAATTCTTTTAGAGTTGGGGAAGAAGAGGGCGACATAGTTTATCAGTTGTAAGGGATAGGCACACGTATAAAATaacaaatttttatataataaacaCGTGTCAAATGACGATGGTCAGCCCTGGCTAACCATGGCTAGTCAGCCAAGTTTTATCCCATGTGAAATCAATGGATTTTCTGTCAGATTACCATATCAGAAAGGTGCAGGCTCAAAAATCTGtggtgaagaaaaagaaatttgaaaAAAGAGTGATGGGTGTTATGTTTTGAGAGgccaagaaataaaaaaatcggCGCTTTCTCTGTGTGTTATCTTCACTGAAATGTCAGggtctctctcagtctctctctgtTCCTTTTTACATTCATTCAAATATTCACCGATTAATTTGGAAAGTTTAAATACGTTAACACGATCAACTTAACAAGTGTAGTGTGCTTTAAAAAGATAAACTTTCCCATTCCACCTTGCAACATCTAGACAGTAGACACCGGAGGGCGGGGGATATGAGAAAGGGACCGCCAGATGGGTCATTTTAAGACACCATCATGTAAATCACCTGATTACACCCATTACAGGCGTGATTAGTGCAGAAACGTCtcaattttttacttttctttgcCTAACTCTCTTGGCCTATACACACAGAGACAGATGGGGCACTAGTCTCGCTCATATCCCTAAATTTCATTCGACAAAGCACATGCACCCCACGTGACCAATTACAGAAGCCAGAGAAGGTCAACATTATGCCAAAACTGATAGGACCACAATGCCCAATCAATCTTGGAACATATAGAACATGATTCCACCAAGAAGCAGCAGTAAATAAAAGGCCCCCAATCACTCTTGGGACATATAGAGGATGACTCCGCCAAGAAGCAGGACTAAATCAAAGCACTTCACCAGAGTTCATCAATGATATACATCATACACCATCCAGTATTAATACAGAACCATCAAATGGTGTACGGCATTCCAGACTTGAAGAATTCAATCACATATTCATACGTGCTCTGAATAAATTGAATAAGTTTGAGTATGAACAAGGAAAAGTAAGATGATCTGTATTTCTAAGTTAGAGCACAGCTCAATGCAATCAACCCGTGAGATAAAAACGACCACAGTAGTGCACAAAGTTTGTACAAAGGTTTTAAAtgaaatgagatacaaaggaaGAGAATGCTGTTATTATAGCACTCCCATATCCATGGGAATGACCTTTCGTTCCCAGATATAGCACCTAAATCAAAAACTCAGCATCGAACAAAGGAACGATGAAAAGGGTGCTTCCCCTTTCTGGGGAAGAGCCCTAagaataaacaattgagaatgaAACCTTAAAACAAAATGgaataaataatgaaatatatatagagCAGGCTCTCTAAATGATTGGATGTCAATCTATAAACAATCTACCAGATGGCGAATCATGGACGAGTCAGCAGGTCAGAAGCTTTGCGGCAAGTTTGAGTTAAAAAGTGGTACTACTCTCACTTGCAGAAAGCGAGGGGCCTTCAGACTTCACGAGATGTGGCATTTTATTACTGATGTCAAGCCCCTGTAACTGACCAACAGGGCCGTTCTGCATAATATCTGAAAGAGTATGAGAGTTTGGCTGATGAAGATGGTTACTGGGCATACTAGACTGGGAATGATTGAAAGGTGGCAACTGCATGTTCTGGTGACCAGCAGGTCCTGGTTGCTGTTGTGTAATTGGAAAATAAGCGGACAGGTTGTTGTTGTATGGCATTTGGTGCATTCCCAAGTTGAATGATTCTGAATGGCTCATCATCTCCCCTGTGGCAACCTTGAGCCTCTCAACCTCCTTCTTCAGTGCTTCGTTTAGAGCTGCATGATGAAGTCCAAACAAAAATCAGTACCCAATGCATGGACCATTTTCTTTAGAGATAATAAAGAATGAAATATTTCTGAAAAGTTTCATATATGATACAAGTCGTATGTTCCTTACAATCTCGCAACTGAGCTTGTTGTTCCATAGCTTGTAACCGAAGCTTAAGCTCTGTGTTTTCAGTGCTCAGACCTGTTGTGTCCCTCTATACGAGataacaaataaaaacatgGTCAACCACCCAACTAAGGTTTTATAATATTTTGAGTGATgtaaacatttttttctttgaacaCATAACATAGAGTGATTGACAGAATTGGATCACAATCCAACACGAATAGCTTCATTAGAGTTTATCATTTACCATTCTAACGCACCGATGTCAGAATGCACAGATAAAGGCACAGTTAGACAAAGCTTCTAAAATACACCAACACCAACCTGGAATAATGTGAGTTGGGCAGAAAGAGTGGTTGCTTCTGTTTGAAGGGTCTGAACTTTGCGCTCAAGTTCTTGTATATAGCGGGCCTTCCTCTCTTTTGAGCGAGCAGCAGACTGCCGATTTGCTAATATCCTACACAAAATTTAACTGTGAGAAGAAGCTCCAGAAACATACAAACTCACAGTCATTATCTAAATCATTTTCTGGTCACTGTGTGTGCTTGTGAAAGACACAGTATTCCATTCATAAATCCTCATACACAGGATAACGGTTTTTGCTGTAACATAGTATCTAAAAACGAGGGCAGGAATACTATGACGCATTTGCATGATCTCAAACTAGGGAGAACAGTGGGAATTTGATTCCGACAGATCACACCACACTAGCTTAATGTCATTACTATCCTATAATGCAGTCTAAACTCTAGTAAACACACAATCCCATTGCACATTGCATAGAAGCCACTCAATCACCACCTACCAACTATGAAATTCGTAAATTTTGCTCAAGGTTTCGGATGAGTGAATGCATACATTAGGCCAGTACATGTAACTGTTGCAATGGATTTAAGCAAAGACAAAAGCATTTCAAAACCCagcaatcaaaattgaaaatgatgacGTCATAAAAATTTCGAAAAGCCAACGTCAGAAATCCCATTTCGACGGCGAAGAAGAAAGTGCAGACCTTTTGGCGCGCTTTGGATCAAGATTCCAAAGCTCGGCGAGCTTATCAGGCGGCATTGCCTTCTTGGCCTCCATGACCTCTCCGAACACACCCGTCGACGTGGACGACGCATCCACCGAGCTACTGTGCCTGTGCCGCGACGGCCGCTTCTCTCCGACGCCGCCGTTGTTCTCATTGGGCCCATTGGGCCCCTTGATATCATCAGGCCCATTGTCGTCAGCGGCGCCGGCCTGGAGCTTGTCGAGGTCGATGTAGGTGGAGAAGAGATCCTCCTCGGATCCCAAGTCGTCGGTGGAGGATCCGGCGCCGTTGAAGGGATCGGGGCCGGAGAGATCCATGAGGTCCTCCGGCAACCGAAAGCTGACCTCCGAGTGGGCCCTCCTGTGGTTTATGCTCGTGCCGCTGCCGCtgctgtggtggtggtgggtccCACCGGTGGCAGCGGCGGTGGACCTAATGAAAGGGTGgttgtggttgttgttgttgttgttgggaaCGGGGGAAGTGGTGCTGCCCAGCATTGTTGtagtggaggaggaggaagaggaggaggaggatgacgtGGCAGCGCTGGTGGTGAATGGAGCGGCGCGATTCTCGGAGGAGGAGATGGCATTCACATTCACATTCGCATcaggagaagaagaagcagaagcagcaTTGGCAGCGTCGCGGGTGTTGGCATTGGCAATGGTTCTGGGAAGAAGAAGggaattagggttagggttgggattgggattgggattggaaTTGGGGAGTGGATGTTGCTGCATTGGGGttggggttgggtttgggtttggtggTTGTGGTTCTTGTTGTGGAAGTGTGGAcattgtggtggtggtggtgggtttgTGTGTTTCCCTTCCTCCCCCATGTGTTTCGCTTCCTTTGTCACGAGGGATATATTCACGcgcttctgttttttttttaatattctttcctttttggaagaaaaatggATTTTTAGACAAATTGTTAAAGTAATGTTTTGGGTTCGGTGAATATGATCCCAACTTTGGGGTTCATTGAATGAACAACCTAATCTTTTGACGGACGTGAAGATGCATGGAGTATAGGTTCACGtgaagatgttttttttttgtttgtttttacaaGTAAAAGTGATAATGAGGTAAAATGTCGACTCTCGCGAGCTACAAATTTTCAATTGAATTGATGATCCTTAAGGTACTGAATTAAATGAAATAATAGACGAACTAAATCTATCTAACTTAAACCATATCCATAATGTTAAACGACGATAATGAGTTCTTAACGATTATTTGCAAAAGTGATATATATGTTCATAGATACCTAAAagctgaacggtcgagatgatGCTGatatgtaataaaaaaaaaaaaatcccacaaGCAATTCCTTAAAGATGGGCAAAGAGAAAGTCACATTAGTGGAATGGCATTTATGATTGTTGCACTTAAGTTGAGATTTCGATGCATGTTCAATTAGGAGATATTACCAACTTGATGGCGATCACATCCGGGGTGTCTCTGGTCTCCGAGGACAGAATTAAAGTCGCCatcgtcccccccccccccgagccTCTGAAAGCAGCGTCCGCACTTTTGCATCAGTTGCAGACGTCCGCCTGTGAtcgggcatatatatatatatatatatatatatatatatatatatatatataatcaagtttgataccttaacgatcatcaatttggcagTATACAGGCTTGCTCTGCTAAGGAGGTCCGTTCCTCAGCTAAGGAACGGATTTCCATagtttgaccacttttcgaccacatatccacatcttcaCTGTCTAATTTTTAGgttctaatatatagatcatctctgcaaattttcagccaaattgatgatcgttaaggcatccaaaattgcaatttataattatgaacacgaacggttcaagtgtgtgtgtgtacatatatatagtcAACTTGTACAGAATGATATCTGCTGCATATAAACAACAAACAAGATTTACAATATATAATATCATGATCATGACTGCTTATTGTTGATGATCGATGCTATATTTGGAAGATTTTGGTATTATCGTTTACTTCTGTTATTCcaaagcatttatatatatatatatatatatatatatatacaaatcctatccagagcaaggtaagggtttagggtcacttttcggtttcatatccacatctcgaccgttcagcttttaggtactaatgtatagatcatctctgtaaaatttcagtTAAATTGATGGTctataaggtatctaactcgtttaaatcaatggacgaactaaatctgtccaacctgaaccgtactagctttaaggcaattatcaatgcattaacgaccatcaatttgactgaaattttacagagatgatctatacattaatacctaaaacctgaatggtcgagatgtagatatgagaccgaaaagtgaccctaaaccctaacctcactTTAaataggatctatatatatatatagttgtaaGCTTGTATGTTATCGTTTCCTTTTGTTGTTACGGACATTACAATATTTCCTAGCTATCATTTTCAGACTAGTCATCTCCTCAGTACGTTTCTTACCATTTTTAGTTTTGTGCCGGCCATTGTTGAGCACATATTCTCTATTTGAGTTGGATTATAATGTTTGTCACTTTGTAAAGAGTCATCGATCTATGGCTTTCATTGCAGTAATCACTTTCAGTCTATAGCCATCTCCTCAGTTTCTTACCATTTTTAGTTTTGTGCCGGCCATTGTTGAGCATATATTCTCTATTTGTGTGTGATTATATTTGTCACTTTGTAAAGAGTCATCAATCTATGGCTTTCATTGCAGTAATTGCAGTCACTTTGGTTGTAGCTTTCCTCCTTTCGAAGATTCTGTCGAAGGGTCGCCGGGACAGCAAAAATCTCCCGGGAGGTTCTCTGGGGTATCGATTCCCTAATAGGAGAGACATTAAGCTTTCTTCAAGCGCAGAAGCAAGATCGAGGTCCTCAATGGCTGGAAGAAAGAACAGCAAAACATGGGCCAGTGTTCAAAACATGTTTGATGGGTTCCCCAACTGTGATTGTTATAGGTCAAGAAGGGAACAAGTTTATACTTGGTGCTGAAGATGATGTTCTTGCTGCCAAACAACCTCCCACCTTGTTAGCCATTGGAGGAAAACAGAGTATATTTGAACTTACAGGATCATGGTAAGTAGGTAACAAGTCCCCTATATGATTTCTCCGAAAATGTTCTCTTTGCCGGACGGTTTGGCATGTTAATTTATGTTAATTGTTGTTAAACTGCACGTAGTagattcttattttcttgatgGGTTTTTAATTCATATTTTATGACAAAACATGTCAGGCCCTCAAATTGTCATTCTTAACTATTGATCGATACTAATTAGATAAAAGAGTAGCGATTTAGGGGTAAAATTTTCTCCATAGGGGACAAGACTTGCATAGTTGCAGCACTTTTTTGCCGCCTCTTTCAGGCATTTTTATGGAGATCAGATTTACTCCCGTAAGTCCGTAACTACTCATAGGATGAGAAGCTCATTTCATGACTCACTAGAAAATCGATAGGCAATTGTTACCCCTTGAATTTCTCTGAGACGGATTATAGCGTGTCAAAATGACAGTGAGATAACATAACATATATTCCTAGCTAGCTAATAGGACATGATGTTCATTACCCAAATTACTCTTGCAGGTACAGGTTGGTAAAGGGAGCAATGGTGAGCTTCTTGAAGCCTGAAAGTCTTCAAAACTACATCAACCAGATGGACAAATTAATCAAGACCATGTTactaaaagaaacagaaaacaaagacaCCATAAAGGCTGTGGTCACCATGAAGAAGCTTACATTTAACATAGCATCAAGCATCCTTTTTGGTATCAAGGATGAGAacaccgggggggggggggggggggggtggtctTGTTTGAGGACTTTTCATTAGCCTTCAAAGCAACTTGGTCTCTTCCTATTAATTTCCCTGGCACTGTTTATCGGCGAGGCCTAAGAGCTAGGGCAAGAATTGTGGATTCAATTTTGCCAATACTAAAGGAGAGAAGGGAGGAAATTTCAAAGGGGAATTTAAGCCCTACAAGTGATGTGTTTTCTAGCAATCTAGCTTTGAGAGATGAAAACCAAGAACCAGTTTCTGATGATCTGATTATGGATAATTATGTCACCTTGATGATAGCCAGTCATGACACAACAGCCATTCTTCTGATATGGAAGCTGTCCACGGACTCCGAGATCTACAAAAAAGTTTTACAAGGTAGTTGATTAATTGACTTATGCATACACATCTCTTTTGCTAGAGCAGTGTTAGATATGCAAACCATTTATAGATAAACATGCACTTGTTAATAGATGCATCATCTGTCACATAATATGATCATCTTACATGAATATGGTAGAAATATGTAGTCATCATTATTAGTTAATTCCACTAGTGCATGTGCATGTCGGGTAGGGTATACTTGTTACATTGAGTGCGACACAATGAGATCG
It encodes:
- the LOC112202023 gene encoding transcription factor RF2b, with the translated sequence MSTLPQQEPQPPNPNPTPTPMQQHPLPNSNPNPNPNPNPNSLLLPRTIANANTRDAANAASASSSPDANVNVNAISSSENRAAPFTTSAATSSSSSSSSSSTTTMLGSTTSPVPNNNNNNHNHPFIRSTAAATGGTHHHHSSGSGTSINHRRAHSEVSFRLPEDLMDLSGPDPFNGAGSSTDDLGSEEDLFSTYIDLDKLQAGAADDNGPDDIKGPNGPNENNGGVGEKRPSRHRHSSSVDASSTSTGVFGEVMEAKKAMPPDKLAELWNLDPKRAKRILANRQSAARSKERKARYIQELERKVQTLQTEATTLSAQLTLFQRDTTGLSTENTELKLRLQAMEQQAQLRDSLNEALKKEVERLKVATGEMMSHSESFNLGMHQMPYNNNLSAYFPITQQQPGPAGHQNMQLPPFNHSQSSMPSNHLHQPNSHTLSDIMQNGPVGQLQGLDISNKMPHLVKSEGPSLSASESSTTF